From Herbiconiux flava, one genomic window encodes:
- a CDS encoding NAD(P)H-dependent oxidoreductase has translation MTDTTPPTALIVHAHPEPSSFSTAQAHRARRTLEADGWVVELLDLYARGWDPVLDRGEFAPVDGPFKPQREQWAAVREGTLAEEVRADLDRVLAADLLVLSFPLWWFSVPAILKGWLDRVFVMGGVAGGDAGLFETARLAGRRAVVLTTTGGPAEAFAPDGAFGDIDRFLFHIHRGMLEFVGYEVLEPVITYGPAHLDDAERAAGLLAVEVAFHLPALEVTR, from the coding sequence GTGACTGACACCACTCCTCCGACCGCGCTGATCGTGCACGCTCATCCCGAGCCCTCCTCGTTCAGCACCGCCCAGGCGCATCGAGCGCGCCGGACCCTGGAGGCCGACGGCTGGGTCGTCGAGCTCCTCGACCTGTACGCCCGGGGCTGGGACCCGGTGCTCGACCGAGGCGAATTCGCGCCGGTCGACGGGCCGTTCAAACCCCAGCGTGAACAGTGGGCCGCCGTGCGGGAGGGCACCCTCGCCGAGGAGGTGCGGGCCGATCTCGACCGGGTGCTGGCCGCAGACCTGCTCGTGCTGTCCTTCCCGCTCTGGTGGTTCTCGGTGCCGGCCATCCTCAAGGGCTGGCTGGACCGGGTGTTCGTGATGGGCGGCGTCGCCGGCGGTGACGCCGGCCTGTTCGAGACCGCCCGGCTCGCCGGACGGCGTGCCGTCGTGCTCACCACCACGGGCGGGCCGGCCGAGGCATTCGCCCCCGACGGAGCGTTCGGTGACATCGACCGCTTCCTGTTCCACATCCACCGCGGGATGCTCGAGTTCGTCGGCTACGAGGTGCTCGAGCCGGTCATCACCTACGGGCCGGCCCACCTGGACGACGCGGAGCGGGCTGCCGGTCTGCTCGCGGTGGAGGTGGCCTTCCACCTCCCGGCCCTCGAGGTGACGCGATGA
- a CDS encoding alpha/beta fold hydrolase: protein MTEYLTLDEGAIAYDLSGTGPLVVLAHGMGDSRHSYRFVVPALVAAGYRVANVDLRGCGESSTGWAGYSRTDIAGDLVALVRHLGGPAVIVGQSISGGAATIAAATAPELIVGLAELAPFTRAQSVDLGGLLRNRNHRAGTVQLAKVMMTGSLKAWLAYLELAIPTKPADWAAERARIETSLGQPERMAVLKAMTKTTPADAGAQLANVRCRVLVIEGGADPDWARPEEEGQRILADLPTGLGELAVIDGAGHYPHTETPDAVVALLLPFLAATLSPATLGDRA from the coding sequence ATGACCGAGTACCTCACCCTCGACGAGGGCGCCATCGCGTACGACCTCAGCGGAACGGGCCCGCTCGTCGTGCTCGCCCACGGCATGGGCGACAGCCGCCACTCGTACCGCTTCGTGGTGCCCGCCCTCGTCGCCGCCGGCTACCGGGTCGCGAACGTCGACCTCCGTGGCTGCGGCGAGTCGAGCACCGGTTGGGCCGGCTACAGCCGCACCGACATCGCCGGCGACCTCGTCGCCCTCGTCCGCCACCTCGGCGGCCCCGCCGTGATCGTGGGCCAGTCGATCAGCGGGGGAGCGGCGACCATCGCCGCGGCCACCGCGCCCGAGCTGATCGTCGGGCTCGCCGAGCTCGCGCCGTTCACCCGCGCGCAGTCGGTCGACCTCGGCGGCCTCCTCCGAAATAGGAACCACCGCGCGGGCACGGTGCAGCTCGCCAAGGTCATGATGACCGGCAGCCTGAAGGCCTGGCTCGCCTACCTCGAGCTCGCGATCCCCACGAAGCCCGCCGACTGGGCCGCGGAGCGTGCGCGTATCGAGACGTCCCTCGGCCAGCCGGAGCGGATGGCCGTCCTCAAGGCCATGACGAAGACCACCCCGGCCGACGCCGGCGCCCAGCTCGCGAACGTGCGCTGCCGCGTGCTCGTGATCGAGGGTGGGGCCGACCCCGACTGGGCCCGTCCCGAGGAGGAGGGTCAGCGCATCCTGGCCGACCTGCCCACCGGGCTCGGCGAGCTCGCGGTGATCGACGGTGCCGGGCACTACCCGCACACCGAGACCCCCGACGCCGTGGTCGCGCTGCTGCTGCCCTTCCTCGCCGCGACGCTCAGCCCCGCCACCCTGGGCGACCGTGCCTAG
- a CDS encoding ArsR/SmtB family transcription factor, with translation MVDGVPIPAEALVDALKALSNPVRLEIVGWLRDPEAAFADYDPIADRAEVGACVSHIQAKSGLAQSTVSSYMATLERAGLVHPTRVGKYTHYRLDEERMKQVGDAVTGAAGSGSI, from the coding sequence ATGGTGGATGGAGTGCCGATTCCGGCCGAGGCGCTGGTCGACGCGCTGAAGGCGCTGTCGAATCCGGTGCGCCTGGAGATCGTCGGCTGGCTGCGCGACCCCGAGGCCGCGTTCGCCGACTACGACCCGATCGCCGACCGCGCCGAGGTGGGCGCCTGCGTCAGCCACATCCAGGCCAAGAGCGGCCTCGCGCAGTCCACCGTCTCGTCGTACATGGCGACGCTGGAGCGCGCGGGCCTCGTGCATCCGACCCGGGTGGGGAAGTACACCCACTATCGGCTCGACGAGGAGCGGATGAAGCAGGTCGGTGACGCCGTCACCGGTGCCGCCGGGTCGGGCTCGATCTAG
- the aztD gene encoding zinc metallochaperone AztD, with the protein MNTRTTTHRRMIAAIALTTTTLLGLSACASTASGDPAGDAGPVSPNAAASTGPRIALTYDGGLLVLDGTSLDTLADIELAGFNRVNPAGDGRSVMVSTTDGFQVLDTGAGSSDGPELTDLVFEAPSPGHVVRHHGRTMLFADGTGETTIFDSAELLANAGAGRLPQTETVPSPEAHHGVSIELADGTLLTTIGTPDARTGVRALDSDRTETVRNEECPSVHGEGAVRGEVAVFGCSDGVLVYDDGAFTKIAAPDAYGRTGNAYVTETSQIMVGDYDADPDAEGYVLTALTLVDTEAKSSRVVSLPEGVGYTWRDVARTADDDAIVLGTDGALHVLDVTTGEFGASFPVIEAWEGPAEWQDAHPALVVDGGTAYVTDPATSSIHAVDVATGEVLASSELAGVPNEIAVTG; encoded by the coding sequence ATGAACACCAGAACCACCACGCATCGACGGATGATCGCCGCGATCGCTCTGACGACCACGACGCTGCTCGGCCTGTCCGCCTGCGCGAGCACCGCATCCGGAGACCCGGCCGGCGACGCCGGACCCGTCAGCCCGAACGCGGCCGCGTCGACCGGCCCGCGCATCGCCCTCACCTACGACGGCGGACTGCTCGTGCTCGACGGCACGAGCCTCGACACGCTCGCCGACATCGAGCTGGCCGGCTTCAACCGGGTGAACCCCGCGGGCGACGGCCGGAGCGTGATGGTCTCGACCACCGACGGTTTCCAGGTGCTCGACACCGGCGCCGGCAGCAGCGACGGGCCCGAGCTCACCGACCTCGTCTTCGAGGCGCCTTCGCCGGGCCACGTCGTGCGCCACCACGGCCGCACCATGCTCTTCGCCGACGGCACGGGCGAGACCACGATCTTCGACTCCGCCGAGCTGCTCGCGAACGCCGGCGCGGGCCGGCTGCCCCAGACCGAGACGGTTCCCTCGCCCGAGGCGCACCACGGCGTCTCAATCGAGCTCGCCGACGGCACGCTGCTCACGACGATCGGCACTCCGGATGCCCGAACCGGCGTTCGAGCCCTCGATTCCGATCGCACCGAGACGGTCCGCAACGAGGAGTGCCCGTCGGTGCACGGCGAGGGAGCGGTGCGCGGCGAGGTCGCGGTGTTCGGCTGCAGCGACGGCGTGCTCGTCTACGACGACGGCGCCTTCACCAAGATCGCGGCACCCGACGCCTATGGCCGCACCGGCAACGCGTACGTCACCGAGACCTCTCAGATCATGGTCGGCGACTACGACGCCGATCCCGACGCCGAGGGCTACGTGCTCACCGCGCTGACGCTCGTCGACACCGAGGCGAAGTCGTCCCGGGTCGTGTCGCTGCCCGAGGGCGTCGGCTACACCTGGCGAGACGTCGCCCGCACCGCCGACGACGACGCGATCGTGCTCGGCACCGACGGGGCACTGCACGTCCTCGACGTCACGACGGGGGAGTTCGGCGCCTCGTTCCCGGTCATCGAGGCGTGGGAGGGCCCGGCGGAGTGGCAGGACGCGCATCCGGCCCTCGTCGTCGACGGCGGAACGGCCTACGTCACCGATCCCGCGACCTCGTCCATCCACGCGGTCGACGTGGCCACCGGCGAGGTGCTGGCGAGCAGCGAGCTCGCCGGCGTGCCGAACGAGATCGCCGTCACCGGCTGA
- a CDS encoding AraC family transcriptional regulator, with protein MDGEPSALIRTESSGTELDDARAMYQDGYNGSGFRAELSDEEFSYRYTVAGGPDMTLRSSTYLGTITGTIQPENAYIVSWLLGGRGTMDVGHDEVSLVHGVPAMFPTGKPYAFDFADYRQNLVHFDAGFLERVAAEHEGLLPGPIHFASGVLPAPDALRRWNASVDEAARLIIRGEPTPLQLAEIDRRTAVALLDAFAHEGSGMPTVLLAPRNVRLRRAVERMHASAHLPIAPFEVAEEVGLTPRGLQQAFARQLGVTPTEYLRAIRLDRVQAELQQLGPDETTVAQVAARWGFTHAGRFSRSYAARFGEYPRTTLLR; from the coding sequence ATGGACGGTGAACCGAGCGCACTGATCCGGACCGAGTCGTCCGGCACGGAGCTCGACGATGCCCGCGCGATGTACCAGGACGGCTACAACGGCTCGGGCTTCCGCGCCGAGCTGAGCGACGAGGAGTTCTCGTACCGCTACACGGTGGCCGGCGGCCCCGACATGACGCTGCGCTCCTCGACCTACCTCGGCACCATCACCGGCACGATCCAGCCCGAGAACGCCTACATCGTCTCGTGGCTGCTCGGCGGCCGCGGCACGATGGACGTCGGTCACGACGAGGTGTCGCTGGTGCACGGCGTGCCCGCGATGTTCCCGACGGGCAAGCCGTACGCCTTCGACTTCGCCGACTACCGGCAGAACCTCGTGCACTTCGACGCCGGCTTCCTCGAGCGGGTGGCGGCCGAGCACGAGGGGCTGCTCCCGGGGCCCATCCACTTCGCCTCGGGGGTGCTGCCGGCTCCGGATGCGCTGCGGCGGTGGAACGCCAGCGTCGACGAGGCGGCCCGGCTGATCATCCGGGGCGAACCGACCCCGCTGCAGCTGGCCGAGATCGACCGGCGCACCGCCGTCGCCCTGCTGGACGCGTTCGCGCATGAGGGCAGCGGCATGCCGACGGTGCTGCTGGCGCCCCGCAACGTGCGGCTGCGGCGGGCGGTCGAGCGGATGCACGCGAGCGCCCATCTGCCCATCGCACCGTTCGAGGTGGCCGAGGAGGTCGGGCTGACACCGCGCGGACTTCAGCAGGCGTTCGCCCGGCAGCTCGGAGTCACGCCGACCGAGTACCTGCGGGCCATCCGCCTGGATCGCGTGCAGGCCGAGCTGCAGCAGCTCGGCCCCGACGAGACCACGGTCGCACAGGTGGCGGCGCGCTGGGGCTTCACGCATGCCGGACGCTTCTCGCGCTCCTACGCGGCGCGCTTCGGCGAGTACCCCCGCACCACCCTGCTGCGCTGA
- a CDS encoding ABC transporter permease — MSARDALSIAGVWITLIIATAIVRPDFLSTQSLLAVTFTMSISGILAVSQAIIVISGGLLDLSLPVSLILSAWATVTALNNGLPTPVAVLIGIVTGMAWGLINALIVVFGKLNPIIVTLATGFGGLAVMLIFFKSAQIPAASDLRLYGLGRFLGLPNVFWPMVIVILLGGLAFAYTRWGRRLIAVGGNASAAKARGIDLRRMRFASFIGAGAVAGLAGVMFSAVTPSFTPAAGAGFQLIVIGAVILAGISLSGGKGNLLVLLLSVGFFATIPTSIAFFGLAPAWALVFQGALLIIAVGIDGYRLKRTAR; from the coding sequence GTGAGCGCTCGCGACGCCCTCAGCATCGCGGGCGTCTGGATCACCCTCATCATCGCCACCGCGATCGTGCGGCCCGACTTCCTCTCGACGCAGTCCCTCCTCGCGGTGACCTTCACGATGTCGATCTCCGGCATCCTCGCGGTGTCGCAGGCCATCATCGTCATCTCGGGCGGACTGCTCGACCTGAGCCTGCCGGTCTCGCTCATCCTCAGCGCCTGGGCGACGGTCACGGCACTGAACAACGGCCTGCCGACGCCGGTCGCCGTGCTGATCGGCATCGTCACCGGCATGGCCTGGGGCCTGATCAACGCGCTGATCGTGGTGTTCGGCAAGCTGAACCCGATCATCGTCACCCTCGCCACCGGATTCGGCGGCCTGGCCGTGATGCTCATCTTCTTCAAGTCCGCCCAGATCCCGGCGGCGTCGGACCTGCGGCTCTACGGCCTCGGCCGCTTCCTCGGCCTGCCGAACGTGTTCTGGCCGATGGTGATCGTGATCCTGCTGGGCGGACTGGCCTTCGCCTACACCCGCTGGGGTCGCCGCCTGATCGCGGTGGGCGGCAACGCGTCGGCCGCCAAGGCACGCGGCATCGACCTGCGCCGCATGCGCTTCGCCAGCTTCATCGGCGCCGGCGCCGTGGCGGGGCTCGCCGGGGTGATGTTCTCGGCGGTCACGCCCAGCTTCACGCCGGCCGCCGGGGCGGGCTTCCAGCTGATCGTCATCGGCGCGGTCATCCTCGCCGGCATCAGCCTCTCGGGCGGCAAGGGCAACCTGCTCGTGCTCCTGCTCTCGGTCGGCTTCTTCGCCACCATCCCCACCTCCATCGCCTTCTTCGGGCTCGCCCCCGCCTGGGCGCTCGTGTTCCAGGGGGCGCTGCTGATCATCGCCGTCGGGATCGACGGCTACCGACTGAAAAGGACGGCGCGATGA
- a CDS encoding MFS transporter translates to MTPADRATSVTVPASSGRERPPVRMRAAVIVLLTANFTLAVDFSILGVALPRIGADLGFGTAELQWIVTAFALCAAGFTLFFGRVADLVGRRRLFLIGIALLGASSLVAGLAADPATLLGARVGQGLATAMVTPAALALLTTMFPEGPARSRVLGLSGALMAAGFTIGAALGGLLTGTVSWRWAFYVNVVVAVAVLIVAPFVLTETRAGRRPRLDAPGAVTVTLALVSLVSGITTAGQKGWGDPFAWGAVLVAAVLIAVFLRIESRVAEPLVAPALLRRPNIAWGNLAGLVAFATWTSMVFPLTLYLQEVLDYGAITTGLIFAWLGVGTVVGGLIAPRIIGRTSARTAIVAGLLVQAAATLPLAFVTDSPGWIVPLLAAVFVGGVANLVAIVAFTVSSTAGVPAGEQGLATGLITLSQQVGIALGTPVMAAIVTAFAGATLLPGIRSAIGVNAAIAVATAILVAVFLRRRR, encoded by the coding sequence ATGACGCCCGCGGACCGGGCCACCTCGGTCACCGTCCCGGCGTCCTCCGGCCGCGAGCGACCGCCGGTGCGGATGCGCGCAGCCGTGATCGTGCTGCTGACCGCGAACTTCACGCTGGCCGTCGACTTCTCCATCCTCGGCGTCGCCCTCCCCCGCATCGGCGCCGACCTCGGGTTCGGCACGGCCGAGCTGCAGTGGATCGTGACCGCGTTCGCGCTCTGCGCCGCCGGGTTCACGCTGTTCTTCGGCCGGGTGGCCGACCTCGTCGGCCGTCGGCGCCTGTTCCTGATCGGGATCGCACTGCTCGGCGCCTCCTCCCTGGTCGCGGGCCTCGCGGCGGATCCGGCGACCCTTCTCGGTGCCCGCGTCGGTCAGGGGCTCGCGACCGCGATGGTCACCCCGGCGGCGCTGGCCCTGCTGACGACCATGTTCCCCGAAGGCCCCGCCCGCTCCCGCGTGCTCGGTCTCTCGGGTGCGCTGATGGCAGCCGGGTTCACGATCGGTGCCGCGCTCGGCGGGCTCCTCACGGGCACCGTCTCCTGGCGGTGGGCCTTCTACGTCAACGTCGTGGTCGCCGTCGCGGTGCTGATCGTCGCGCCGTTCGTGCTGACGGAGACGAGGGCCGGGCGGCGCCCCCGGCTCGACGCCCCCGGCGCGGTCACCGTCACCCTCGCCCTCGTCAGCCTGGTCTCCGGCATCACGACGGCCGGGCAGAAGGGATGGGGCGATCCCTTCGCCTGGGGTGCCGTGCTCGTCGCGGCCGTGCTGATCGCGGTGTTCCTCCGCATCGAGTCGCGGGTGGCCGAGCCGCTGGTCGCCCCGGCCCTCCTGCGCCGCCCGAACATCGCCTGGGGCAACCTCGCCGGGCTCGTCGCGTTCGCGACCTGGACCTCGATGGTGTTCCCGCTGACTCTCTACCTGCAGGAGGTGCTCGACTACGGCGCCATCACGACGGGCCTGATCTTCGCCTGGCTCGGCGTCGGGACGGTCGTGGGCGGGCTGATCGCCCCGCGGATCATCGGCCGCACCTCCGCCCGGACGGCGATCGTCGCCGGGCTCCTCGTGCAAGCCGCCGCCACGCTGCCGCTCGCGTTCGTCACGGACTCCCCCGGCTGGATCGTGCCGCTGCTCGCCGCGGTGTTCGTCGGCGGCGTCGCGAACCTCGTCGCGATCGTCGCCTTCACCGTCTCCTCGACGGCCGGCGTGCCCGCCGGTGAGCAGGGGCTCGCCACGGGGCTGATCACCCTGAGCCAGCAGGTCGGCATCGCGCTCGGCACGCCGGTCATGGCGGCGATCGTCACGGCGTTCGCCGGCGCGACGCTGCTGCCGGGCATCCGGAGCGCCATCGGGGTGAACGCGGCGATCGCCGTGGCGACCGCGATCCTCGTGGCGGTGTTCCTGCGGCGACGCCGCTGA
- a CDS encoding sugar ABC transporter substrate-binding protein: MTHFTRGRLARFGLVGVAAAGLLLTGCSTVGSTSDAGSTGAADDGTFTVGFAVGGQPDADWQDLQGDVAEGLAKQRGWDFVELSNDNSEATATKNADIFIQKGVDVVMMFNGQPSANPVIAKKYEAAGIPVVTFDIAQPGWYFVGVDNAAAGTDGGTRLGELAKEKWDCKVDLVISAEGTAAGQINTWRTGNARDAVKETCPDIPEGNYVSYEADGNLTTSLANAPGIFAAHPDAKNILVVGLNDQAVVGALQAATQLGRDGSIMGWGQDGGLITGPNVDPNLVGSVMYFLEGYPAGAFEIADEIAAGNAPAVKDTGDDAAVSVQPCAVTADEAAEIPSIDQRVSELADAPKGTTEYDLYCKS; the protein is encoded by the coding sequence ATGACGCACTTCACCCGCGGGCGCCTCGCCCGATTCGGACTGGTCGGCGTGGCCGCCGCCGGTCTCCTGCTCACCGGCTGCAGCACGGTCGGCAGCACCTCCGACGCCGGCTCGACCGGCGCCGCCGACGACGGCACCTTCACCGTCGGCTTCGCCGTGGGCGGCCAGCCCGACGCCGACTGGCAGGACCTCCAGGGCGACGTCGCCGAGGGCCTCGCGAAGCAGCGCGGCTGGGACTTCGTCGAGCTGAGCAACGACAACAGCGAGGCGACGGCCACCAAGAACGCCGACATCTTCATCCAGAAGGGCGTCGACGTCGTGATGATGTTCAACGGGCAGCCCTCGGCCAACCCGGTCATCGCCAAGAAGTACGAGGCGGCGGGCATCCCGGTCGTCACCTTCGACATCGCCCAGCCCGGCTGGTACTTCGTCGGCGTCGACAACGCGGCCGCCGGCACCGACGGCGGCACCCGACTCGGCGAGCTCGCGAAGGAGAAGTGGGACTGCAAGGTCGACCTGGTCATCTCGGCCGAGGGCACCGCCGCCGGCCAGATCAACACCTGGCGCACCGGCAACGCCCGCGACGCCGTCAAGGAGACCTGCCCCGACATCCCCGAGGGCAACTACGTCTCCTACGAGGCCGACGGCAACCTCACCACCTCGCTCGCGAACGCCCCCGGCATCTTCGCCGCCCACCCCGACGCGAAGAACATCCTCGTCGTCGGCCTGAACGACCAGGCCGTGGTCGGCGCCCTCCAGGCCGCCACCCAGCTGGGCCGCGACGGCTCGATCATGGGCTGGGGCCAGGACGGCGGGCTCATCACCGGGCCGAACGTCGACCCGAACCTCGTCGGCAGCGTGATGTACTTCCTCGAGGGCTACCCGGCCGGTGCCTTCGAGATCGCCGACGAGATCGCCGCCGGCAACGCCCCGGCCGTGAAGGACACGGGCGATGACGCAGCCGTCAGCGTGCAGCCCTGCGCCGTCACCGCGGACGAGGCGGCGGAGATCCCCTCCATCGACCAGCGCGTCTCCGAGCTCGCCGACGCCCCCAAGGGGACGACGGAGTACGACCTCTACTGCAAGTCCTGA
- a CDS encoding ATP-binding cassette domain-containing protein — protein sequence MVPSAPGTQPATPDVALQASSISRRYGAVVALADASMTLRRGEVMGLVGDNGAGKSTFLKVLSGAVVPDGGEMVVGGSPVSFRRPSDALEAGIETVYQDLALVDTMSAVQNVYLGREELSKNPFLRLLNVVNDGGMRKRSREVLSELGVGIQSVNVSVKGMSGGQRQCLAIARALLWGRQIVILDEPTAALGVRESAQVLELIGRLRDHGVSVILVSHNMQQLVQVADRVTVMRLGRTIATRDVADVTPEGIVGLITGAVPADVATPEDTSSVVH from the coding sequence ATGGTTCCCTCCGCACCCGGAACGCAGCCGGCCACCCCCGACGTGGCCCTTCAGGCCAGCAGCATCTCCCGCCGCTACGGCGCCGTCGTCGCTCTCGCCGACGCGTCGATGACACTGCGCCGCGGCGAGGTCATGGGCCTCGTCGGCGACAACGGCGCGGGCAAGTCGACCTTCCTCAAGGTGCTCTCGGGCGCCGTCGTCCCTGACGGCGGGGAGATGGTGGTGGGTGGCTCGCCCGTGAGCTTCCGCCGCCCCTCCGACGCGCTCGAGGCGGGAATCGAGACCGTCTACCAGGACCTCGCCCTCGTCGACACCATGTCGGCCGTGCAGAACGTCTACCTCGGCCGCGAGGAGCTCTCGAAGAACCCCTTCCTGCGCCTGCTCAACGTCGTGAACGACGGCGGCATGCGCAAGCGCTCGCGGGAGGTGCTCTCCGAGCTCGGCGTCGGAATCCAGTCGGTCAACGTCTCGGTGAAGGGCATGTCGGGCGGTCAGCGCCAGTGCCTCGCCATCGCCCGGGCGCTGCTCTGGGGTCGCCAGATCGTCATCCTCGACGAGCCGACCGCCGCCCTGGGCGTGCGGGAGTCGGCCCAGGTGCTCGAGCTGATCGGCCGCCTCCGCGACCACGGCGTCAGCGTCATCCTGGTCAGCCACAACATGCAGCAGCTCGTCCAGGTCGCCGACCGGGTGACCGTGATGCGCCTCGGCCGCACCATCGCCACCCGTGACGTCGCCGACGTCACCCCCGAGGGCATCGTGGGCCTGATCACCGGCGCCGTGCCGGCCGACGTCGCCACCCCCGAGGACACCTCGTCCGTCGTCCACTGA
- a CDS encoding TetR/AcrR family transcriptional regulator translates to MPRAGLDAASVTEAAADLADELGLGQLSMSLVAERLGVKTPSLYKHVDGLASLTHRIAVLGATEVGDRLRDAMQGVSGGEALTAAAQALRRFVKEHPGRYAATTGARPAGPDDPLAPALGRTLTSLEAVLRGYGLDDADRIHALRMLRSVLHGFATLEAADGFQIDTDVDDSFLWLIDFVDGGLRARASS, encoded by the coding sequence GTGCCTAGGGCCGGTCTCGACGCCGCCAGCGTCACCGAGGCGGCGGCCGACCTGGCCGACGAGCTCGGGCTGGGGCAGCTCAGCATGAGCCTCGTCGCCGAGCGCCTCGGCGTGAAGACCCCTTCGCTGTACAAGCACGTCGACGGCCTGGCCTCGTTGACGCATCGCATCGCGGTGCTCGGCGCCACCGAGGTGGGCGACCGCCTTCGCGACGCGATGCAGGGCGTCTCGGGAGGGGAGGCGCTCACAGCGGCCGCGCAGGCGCTCCGCCGCTTCGTGAAGGAGCATCCGGGGCGCTATGCGGCCACCACCGGAGCCCGGCCGGCCGGCCCCGACGACCCCCTGGCGCCGGCCCTCGGCCGCACCCTCACATCGCTCGAGGCGGTGCTGCGCGGCTACGGTCTCGACGACGCCGACCGCATCCACGCGCTCCGGATGCTCCGCAGCGTGCTGCACGGCTTCGCCACCCTCGAGGCGGCCGACGGCTTCCAGATCGACACCGACGTCGACGACAGCTTCCTCTGGCTGATCGACTTCGTCGATGGAGGGCTGCGCGCCCGCGCCTCGTCCTGA
- a CDS encoding polyprenol monophosphomannose synthase, with amino-acid sequence MNRALVVMPTYNELENLEPIARRVLATGAADLLIVDDSSPDGTGELADRLAAAHPGADGSSAVHVLHRAGKEGLGVAYLAGFAWARERGYDAIIEMDADGSHQPEALPEMLALLEHSDLVLGSRWVPGGEVRNWPLSRKMLSRGGNLYARIALGIAVKDATGGFRAYRTTALDTIGLDDVASHGYCFQLDLVWRALQSGLRVTEFPILFVERTHGESKMSGSIVRESLVKVTQWGLDRRMRSAREVVLHGHRLPSVRAGSSVAGAGLARL; translated from the coding sequence ATGAACAGAGCCCTGGTGGTCATGCCGACCTACAACGAACTCGAGAACCTCGAGCCCATCGCCCGGCGGGTGCTCGCCACCGGCGCAGCCGACCTGCTGATCGTCGACGACAGCTCGCCCGACGGCACCGGTGAGCTCGCCGACCGGCTCGCGGCGGCCCACCCGGGCGCAGACGGCTCGAGCGCCGTTCACGTGCTGCACCGTGCCGGCAAGGAGGGCCTCGGCGTCGCGTACCTGGCGGGCTTCGCCTGGGCGCGCGAGCGCGGCTACGACGCGATCATCGAGATGGACGCCGACGGCTCCCACCAGCCCGAGGCCCTGCCCGAGATGCTCGCCCTGCTCGAACACTCCGACCTCGTGCTCGGCTCCCGCTGGGTGCCCGGCGGAGAGGTGCGCAACTGGCCGCTCAGCCGCAAGATGCTGAGCCGCGGCGGCAACCTCTACGCCCGGATCGCCCTGGGCATCGCGGTGAAGGACGCGACCGGCGGCTTCCGCGCGTACCGCACCACCGCGCTCGACACCATCGGCCTCGACGACGTCGCCTCGCACGGCTACTGCTTCCAGCTCGACCTGGTCTGGCGTGCGCTGCAGTCGGGCCTCCGCGTCACCGAGTTCCCCATCCTGTTCGTCGAGCGAACGCACGGCGAGTCCAAGATGAGCGGGTCGATCGTGCGCGAGTCGCTCGTGAAGGTCACGCAGTGGGGCCTCGACCGGCGGATGCGGTCGGCCCGCGAGGTCGTGCTGCACGGTCACCGGCTCCCGTCGGTGCGCGCCGGCTCGAGCGTCGCGGGCGCCGGCCTGGCCCGCCTCTAG